A segment of the Borreliella burgdorferi B31 genome:
AGGATGATTAATCTTCTCACCTTCACTACTTACTAAAAAATGTTTCATGCTCATATCAATACCAACTGCCTCTTTTTTATCACCTTTAGTTTCATTATTATTTTTAGTATCTAAGCACTCAACTGTTATTGAAATATAATATTTATAGACATAACTTTATAAACTCTATTTTAGGTAGCTTTATATAACCATTTTTTATTCCTATTGAGTTTTTTTGATTATTAGTTCTATAAGTTTCCCTATTTTTCTTACTTTTATATTTAGGAAATCCTTGTGTTCTATTTCCCTTTTAAATTTTTCTAAAAAAATCATTATACGCAGAGTCTAAGTCAAGTTGGACATTACAAAGAGCTAAACTATCAACTTCCTTTAAGGGGATAGAAATTCTTCTTTATATGATATATTCTATGCTTATAAGCTTTATTAACACCCATATATTCTATTATTTTATAATATTATATTCAAGTGTATAATGTCACAGAAGCTAACTTTTAATAATCCCTGCATATATTCAATTAATTGTCACCTAATTATGGGTTGAGCATTCTCTTGTTTTTTTGTAATAAAATTAATCAGTTGCTTTTGCAATATGAATAGGTTTTATTATAGGAATCCGAAACATTAGTCTCTCTAGAAGAATAAGAACGACTTCTAGTATTATTTACACCTAATTTAATTTTAGAATTTTTAACTATAGCCTCATTTTTACTTAAACATTTATAATTTGAATTATCCATGTATTTCTTTTCTAAATTAAAAATATCATCCATTTTGTTTTCAGCATTATTGCTTGACAAATCACAACCTAATACTAACAAGAAGGCTAATATTGTAGATAATAATGAAATAGAAAATTTTTTGTTCATAAATCTCTTCTCCTTAGATTTTAATAATTAAAAGTCACTTTACAAAAACTAAAAAGCAATATAAATAAATATACCTCGCGGGATAGATAGTAGGCTCTATTGCAACAAGCATGACTAATTTTATCTTTTTATGTAATAAAACTAGTCCAAATTTATATTTATTTTTTGCTTTAGCTATAGAAATTATATTCTAAATTAATCATTTTTTAAATATTTATTGGTTTTTATTTGTTAAGCCACACTAGCTTTATTGATGGGTAAATATTAGAAGTATATCAAGATAATATAATTTATTACTTAAATGAAAATCTTAAAAGAACTATACAAATTACTCAGCATCTTCTTTTTTTTTAACTTTTTTAGAAAGTCTAAAAAACTTGTGCTAAAATAAAAAAACACATATTATGCTCGCAATTTTCAAATAGTGTAATTAAGCTCTTGTATTTAATAATAATCAAATACCTTTCTCTAAAGTATAGTCAAATAATAGCAACACTAAAAAGTAGTAATATTCATTAATGTGAATCTCTAAATCTCTGGCATACATTTTAAATGTCATTCAACGCCTTATCTTCACAGGATTGCTATTAATAGGAGAAAGTCTAATGCACTCAATTCTCCATTATTGCTATCCACTTAAAGAGATGGGGGATTTGAAAACATAAACATAACTAAACCATAATAATGATAAAGTTTTCAATCGAATGGGTGAAAAAGTATAAGAATATTTAAGCTCTTCGAGATTTTTAATTAAATTATTATATTTGTCTTTTATAGGCCTTAAATTACAAGATTTTACCTATGTAACATAGCCTCCTACAAACAATTTCCAAACTTCTCCTTCTTTTATTTCGTTTAACCTAGATTCTTCATCAACATAACAAGTATTGTTATTATCTTCTTTAATATTTTTCTTATTATTTTTTATAATTGACCCAATATTTAAAAAACCATTTATTTCTGCGATCTTACCTTCTTTGTCCCTATACTTATCTTTACACTCTCTTAACTTTTTCGATGAAATCAAAACCCCTCCTTATATTTTTTTATATATAAAAGATAAAACAAGAAAATAAATAAACCAAATATAGTCTTTTTGGCTTGTAAAATTTTATTGGAATTTCACTTAATATTTCTTTTATAAATTAAATAAAAACATTGATTTTTGCACAAGCAAGGGTAAAATAAATTCAAGTCTTAATTAAAGATTCTTTTTTTAATAAAATCTTTAATCAAGACTTGAAGTCTTTACAATTCACCACAATAATAACTGGAAGATCTAAACAAATAGAACCACCATTTATAAGTAATATACATCAAATTTCAAATAAGATCAACCCTTATTCACAAATTTTTTATTTCTATTACTAACTACTATTTTTTAAATCAAAGATTATAAAAATAGTAGTTTATATCTTATGTTTTATATACCAAATTATTCATAAGTGCTCAACTTTTAAATTCTTCCATAAACTTTTCTAGCAAATCTTTTTTCTCTATAAAAACTCTATCTAAAAAGTAACCAGTAAATTTGGCGTTTTTGCCATAAAAATCATAACTTTCCTGATTTTCAAGCTGCAATCTTAATATCCTTATTGATTTCTCTTTTGCAATGCCCTTATCTATGTTAAACCTCTTAATCCTACTATAAGTCTCTGCAAATCCTAGTTGCTTAATTTCATCTATTTTTAAATCGCCCGATAGTACATGCTTGTAAAGCCTTAAATATAAGAATGCTTGACTCCTTGCTATGACAAATTTTTTAAGAAAATCATCAAATTTTTTGTATCCATCAAATTTATAAAGTTTTTTAGTCCTTATTTTATATAAAATTTTCATTAATTCAATTCTATTGTCTATTTCGCTTGTGGCAATTCTTCTTATTTGATTTTTATAGCTTTCGTATTCTATTTCATCATCTTTATCACAATTATTTTTTAATTGATTAATACTGGTTTTTCTATCATTTAAAATGATTTCCTTTCGCTCCTTTTTAGACATTAAACCTCCTTTTCTTTTAACAGTAAAAAAGTACGTTCAGCGTACTTTTACTATTTTCTCCAAAGCTTCTTGAGCCTCTTTGTAATACACCGCACTAACATCGGGTTCTTTTAACTCATTAATTAAGACTTTAACGCTGTTAAAGCTATGAATTTTTCCCTTGATTAATATACTATATTTTTTTAACACTTGCTTTTCTACATCTATAAATGTATTTCTATTTTTAATAAACTGATTTTCCACTATTGAAATATCAATCTTTTTATCTTTAAAAAGATTGACTTCTTCTATCGCATCCATTAACATAGGAAATGCTTCTACAGACCATCTTTCAAGCTGAACAGGTATTATAACCTTATTTGTAATATTTAAAGCATTATACAACAGAGGACCCAAACTAGGAGGTGTATCAATCAATATGTAATCAAAATTATTATTAATTAAAATTTTTTTTACACAATACTCTAATAATTGTTCTTTATATCTTTTGTCTTCTTGTTCAAATTTACATAGAATTGGATGAGAAGGAACAATATACATATTATTATTTATTTCGTTTAAATATTTGTTTGGATCAAAATCCTGATAATCTTTAAACATGTAGTAAACATTAATTCCTTCAATACTCTTAATATGCCTAATGAAGTAGCTAGTTAAACTATTTTGAGGATCTAAATCAACCAGTAAAACTTTTTTATTAAAATTCTTAAGAATGTAACTAAAAATAATTGCTAATGCACTTTTACCAACTCCCCCCTTAACTGATGCAATTGTTATTATTTCTGTTTTTTTTCTATCCATTTTTTTATAAATCCTCCATTAGGCAACTTTTTATTGTAAAATTTATATATTTCTCTTTCTAACTTAATTATTAATTTAAGTAAAAATTGATTATACTGTGTTTCTGCTTTTTCTTTTTTAATAAAACGAGACATTCCCCTGATATAACAATATACACTTCCTCTTTTAAATCTAAATTCAATATAATGAATTTTTGAAAATGCATATGACTTTGTTGTATTGTTTTCTTGATATTTTACTATAATGTTTTGTACTGGCCTTCTGTATCCATAATATATACCCAAGAATTCATCATTTTCCTTTAAGGGAAATAAATTAAATTCACTAATTTTTTCTTTATTAAATAGTCCTCTAAATGAAACAAAAAATTTATTTTGCTGATTTTTATTAACACCAAATACATATAAATCACTCATTATCCTTGTATGATATATTTTTCTGTTATTTTTATCTTCCACTTTGGCAAAGATAAGTTTTTTTCGTGTTTTTTTTATTTCTGATTTTTTGATTTTGAGACGCTTTAATAAACTTTCCATAACTAATCCTTAATTAACAATTTATTTACATGCCTCTAATTGTGAACACCATTTATTAGGCTCTACTGTCTCTAAGATCTCGTAATAGTAATAATTGCTAAAGACCTTGCTATATTCTAATCTTTTTTGCTTATCCAAATAATCTTTTAAAATCGGTATTAAAATTTCAATCTTTATTTTATGTCTTAATTGTTCAATAAGTATATTAAAGATATTATTTCTAATATTTGTGTCATTTTCTTTTATATTTATTTTTTCTTGTTTAAACTTATTTTTAAGTTTTTCTGTTATCTTCTCTAAATCTTCGTACTTATTTTTTTCTATGATAAAATGTGGTTTATTCTTATATTGCTCATATATATCTTTTATTTCTATTTCTAATTGCTCGCTTTTATAATTTTCGTTTTCTAATTTAATTTTTACTTCTTTTAGTATTCTTTTCAATTTTTGTTGCTTGTTTTTAAGCTTATTTACTTCTATTACCTTGACAACGTTTAATTTTTCAAAAATGTTTTTTTCAATTAAATTTTCTGCCTTTTTTATCATTTTACATACTTCAATTGTAGCATCTTTTTTTAATCCCAAATTTAAAATAAGAGAGAATATATTTGATTTAAAATTGCATTTCTCAATGTATTTTCTGATTTGTAACTTTTCTATGGATTTACGGCTGTTTCTTTTTTCTTCTTTATTATTAGATATATTATAAAAACACTCCCTATTTTTTACACTACTATTTTCAATGCAATTCTTATTAAAATATGAATCAACACGGCTTTTATATTTTTTCTTTTTTATCTCTTTAAAATGTTTATTAATTAAATGGTAACATACTTTTTTGGGATATTTTAGTTTGTAATGAACTTCGGTCCCCATGTTAATACCTAAATGTCTGTGGTAGTTACTAGTTACTTTAAATACCTTTTCTAATTTGTAAAGATAGTTTTGTAGTGTTTTTAGCTTAACTTCTTTTTGACAATTTCTTCTTATATTATTATTAAAGTAATAAAGTATGTCATTTTGAGTGTATTGTTCAAGATTTGAATTTACATAATTCAGTGTTGATATTAGAATGATTAATTTGTGTTGGTATTTATTTGTAGAGGTTTTTATACTTTTCATTTTCTACCTTCCATTATTGATTGTGGTTTATATCAAGGAATATAATAACTCAATAAGCAATGAAAAGTAAACTATTTTTTAAAAAAAATATTGATTTTTATATGGCCAAACTCAGGCACAATGTCTAGCATTTGTCTATAAACTTCCTATCTAGCGTGTTGATATATAAGCTTTAAACAAAAAAAGGTCGCTATCTTTTGTTAACAATAATTTTAACTTCAAGTTTGCGCAAATTTTCGTCTATTGGCATAGGGGTTATTCTTACTAACTCAGACTGCACAACTCACTAGAGGACTCAAAATTCTATCCAAATATAATAATCTTTAGAATTTTTAAGTCTCGGTGAAAAATTGGGTTTTTTGAAACAAATCTTGCATCACTAGAAGAAAGTTTAATCTCTTCAGTAGATCTGGCTGATTTTACTAATACAATTCTTTTAAGTATTTTATCTAAAATTTTCTGTGTCTTTTTCAAATCACTTGCTATTCATCATCTAATTCACTTAATTTTTCTTTTCTCATTTTGATTTTGGCGTCAAAACTCTCTTCAAGTCTGGGAGTTGCATGGTCCTTCAAAATAATCAACGCCCACCCCTCCATGACTAAAATCTCTACACATATCGGTTATTTTATCTTGCATAGACTTGTGGACTTCAACAAAAGATTGATCTAGAGCCATTTATCAAATTCATTAACTTAAATCAATAAATTTAAAGTTTATGTAAAACATGCTAATTACTATTTCTAAATCAAAAGTCATAATTTTTTATGACAGCTTTTAAGAGTAGTCATCATTAAACAACTTTATTATTAGAGCTTAATTAAGCATTTACACGAGGCAAAGACTTAATTAAGCTCTAATGGCGGTCACAAATTAAGGTAAATTTTAAATGAAAAACTTATCCTTTACTTAGAAGGATACACCAATTTAAAAATAAAAGCAATAAATCAACAATTCAACAATCATATTAATAAACTATTTAAATTTTTTCTTTAAATTCTCTTATAATTTGTTCAACCCAATCTTTTTTATCGAAAAAACTTTGTCTAAAAATAACTCTGTAAATTTACAGTTTTTTATAAAATAAATAACTTTCTTGATTTTTAAGCTTAAGTCTTTTATATCCATCGAGTTTATAATAAACTTTATTTTTGGTTTCCATTAAATATATATGGCCTCTATCTTATTATAGATGTTCCCTTTTACATTATCTTTTAATTTATTTTTTAATAATTCAAATCTTTCTTTATCATTAAATGAATTTATATCATTATTGACATCCAAAATATAATTTTTTATATCTTTTAGTTTATTTTTTAATAATTCAAATCTTTCTTTATCATTAAATGAATTTATATCATTATTGACATCCAAAATATAATTTTTTATGATTTAAATTTCTTAGATCAATAGTTATTTCATTAATATTTTTTATTCATAAAATCTCCTCGTTTAGTTTAATTTTATTACTTTATAAATTGTCTGGCGCTGGACAGTTTATATTGGGGGTTTCCCATTTTTTTGAATAAGTTCTTATATAAAATATCAAATTATTTAATATATAATATTATTCCAATATGGAATTTGATTTAAAAGCAAATACCATATGTTTGCAATTTTTTTTATTTGGTTCCATTTTTCTGATACAATGCCTAAAAAGCATTCTTTCTTTGCATTATTTTCAATAATTTTTTGTGTGTATCGGGCTTTTAAGCCTAATGTGTGGCATTTAAAGAATATCTCAATACTATATAGTCACAATTGACTTTTAATTTTGTTATTTCTATTTTCAATTCTGAATCAATAGCTTTGTGCTTATTTAGGTAATAGAAATATCTATTTAAGCTGTATAATGTCAAATGGCTAGGATTAAATCCAAATGATTTTCTATTTGTAAGTGTAGTTTTACCAACATCACCTTTTATGCTGGTAATTGTTATTATTTTTGTTCTTTTTCTATCCATTTTGTTATAAGCCCTCCATTTGATAATTTTTTGTCGTAAAATTCATATATTTCTTTTTCCAAAGTTAAAATAATTTTGATAAGAGATTTATAATATTTTTTTTAATTTTATCTTTTCTTAATAAATAAGAAATTCCTACAATATAACAAAATATGCTTCCTTTCTTAAATTTAAATTGTATGTAGTGTATGCTTCTGTTTTTTCCCTATCAAACAATTTTCTAAATTGGATAAAAAATCTGTGTTTTTGATTCTTTTTTGTTTCAAATGCATGAAAGTCTAAAAGTATTTTCGTATGATATATCTTTTTTTCGATTTTAACAAAAATTTTGTTTTTGTCTGTTTCGATTTTTTTGTATTTTTCTTTAAGTTTTTCTAAAAGTTTTTTCATAGTCTACCTTCTATCTAATAAAGTCTACCTTCTATCTAATAACTTTTCGGTTGTCAAAAAATTTATTTGTGTTTTTTATTAAATTTAGTAGATCTAAATAGTATTTGTTGTTAAGTAGATAGGAATATTTCGGTTTTTCTATTTGAATTAAATACTAACAACACAAAAAAATATAAAAACCAATATACTTAACATATTATTTGAACAATTAAAATCAAAATTTGAAATTGACAATGAAATTTTACTAAGAATGGTAAAAAAGTATATTAGGTTTATCTATGTTTTTTTATTATTTGGTTTAAATCATCATATTTGTTGTGATCTATTATAAAATGAGGCTTATTTTTGTATTGTAAATATACATTTTAAAAGTCTTTTTCTAGTTCCTTTTTATTTAGTCCTTCTTTTTTAAGATTTCTTTTGTTTTTTCTAATAATATACTTAGTTCTCTTCTTTTCATTTTCATATTCTTTTTTGGTTTTCTTTTATTATAGAATTCTTTTTTAAAAGAGTATTCTATTTTCTTAATTTATAAAAAAATAAAATCAAGGTAAGAACTATTTAAAATAAATCTTGTGAATCTTTAGTAGTGAATGATTGTCTGTCCTAGTAACTTAGAACTTAGAAAGTTAGCAAAGCAAACTTTCCATCCTTCTTCATCTCATTACCAAAATCCGCATCCTCATCACCCTTTCCAATAGCAGCAGCAATCGGATTTGTAGCCTCCCCAGGCTTCTCTCCATCCTGCTCAGCCTCACCAGCAGCCTTAACAATCGCACTTAATATCTGCTCCCCACTAACAGCACCAGCCGCCTTGCTAGCAGCCTCACTGTCCCCAGCATTAGCATTATCAACTTTCCCAAACAACTTCCCTGCCTTTTTATTATTCTCCCCTGCAGCAGCAGCAACTTTCAGCTTTTCACTCCCCCCAGCAGCTTCAACAATCTCCTTTATTCCCTTAGCAATCCCCGTCACACTCGCCTCATCAGCAGCCTTCGCAGCACTATTATCAGCCACAACTTCTCCAATTGCATCAGTACCACTTGAAGCCCCCTCAGCTGTCTTTACACAGCTTTTACCAGCTTATCCAACAACTCGCTAACTTCTTTAATAGCCCCCTCAGCCTTCTCTTTCTCACCACCACCACTCTTCACAGCAAACTTTCCATCCTTAGCCATCCCCCTCAAAGCAATAGCAGCAGCAATCTGATCATCCTTCTTCATCTCATGATTAAACTCCGCACCCCCATCTTTATCCCCAATAGCAGCAGCAATCGGATTTTTAGCATCCTCAGGCTTCTTTCCCTCCTGATCAGCCGCACCAGCAGCCTTAACAATCGCACTTAATATCTGCTCCCCACTAACAGCACTAACAGCACCAGCCGCCTTGCTAGCAGCCTCACTGTCCCCAGCAGCAGCACCAGCCTTCCCAAACAACTTCCCTGCCTTTTCATTGCTCTCCCCTTTAGCAGCAGCAACAGCTTTCAGCTTTTCACTACTCCCCCCAGCAGCTTCAACAATCTCCTTTATCCCCTTAGCAATCCCCGTCACACTCGCCTTATCAGCAGCCTTCGCAGCATTATTATTATCCACAACTTTTCCAATTGCATCAGTACCATTTGAAGCCCCCTCAGCTGTCTTTACAGTTGTTACCAGCTTATCCAACAACTCGCTAACTTCTTTAATAGCCCCCTCAGCCTTCCCTTTCTCACCACCACTCTTCACAGCAAACTTTCCATCCTTAGCCATCCCCCTCAAAGCAATAGCAGCAGCAATCTGATCATCCTTCTTCATCCCCTCCTTATTAAACTCCGCACCATCATCCGCATTACCCTTCCCAATAGCAGCAGCAATCGGATTTTTAGCCTCCTCAGGCTTCTTTCCCTCCTGCTCAGCCGCACCAGCAGCTGCAGCCGTAACAATCGCACTTAATATCTGCTCCCCACTAACAGCACTAACAGCACCAGCCGCCTTGCTAGCAGCCTCACTGTCCCCATTAGCAGCATCACCAGCTTTCCCAAACAACTTCCCTGCCTTTTTATTATTCTCCCTTGTAGCAGCAGCAACTTTCAGCTTTTCACTCCCCCCAGCAGCTTCAACAATCTCCTTTATCCCCTTAGCAATCCCCGTCACACTCTCCTTATCAGCAACCTTCGCAGCAGCATCATTAGCCACAACTTCTCCAATTGCATCAGTACCACTTGAAGCCCCCTCAGCTGTCTTTACACAGCTTTTACCAGCTTATCCAACAACTCGCTAGCTCCCTTAATAGCCCCCTCAGCCTTCCCTTTCTCATCACCACTCTTCACAGCAAACTTTCCATCCTTAGCCATCCCCCTCAAAGCAATAGCAGCAGCAATCTGATCATCCTTCTTCATCTCATGATCAAACTCCGCACCATTCTCCGCATCACCCTTCCCAATAGCAGCAGCAATCGGATTTTTAGCATCCCCAGGCTTCTTTCCCTCCTGATCACCAGCAGCCGCACCAGCAGCCTTAACAATCGCACTTAATATCTGCTCCCCACTAACAGCACCAGCCGCCTTGCTAGCAGCCTCACTGTCCCCAGCATTACCAGCATCAACTTTCCCAAACAACTTCCCTGCCTTTTTATTATTCTCCCCTGTAGCAGCAGCAACTTTCAGCTTTTTACTCCCCCCAGCAGCTTCAACAATCTCCTTTATCCCCTTAGCAATCCCCTTCACACTCTCCTTATCAGCAGCCTTCGCAGCAGCATCATCAGCCACAACTTCTCCAATTGCAGCAGTACCACTTGAAGCCTCCTCAGCTGTCTTTACAGCTGTTACCAGCTTATCCAACAACTCGCTAACTTCCTTAATAGCCCCCTCAGCCTTCCCTTTCTCATTATTATCCTTCTTCACAGCAAACTTTCCATCCTTAGCCATCCCCCTCAAAGCAATAGCAGCAGCAATCTGATCATCCTTCTTCATCTCATCCTTAAACTCCGCACCATTCTCATTACCCTTCCCAATAGCAGCAGCAATCGGATTTTTAGCCTCTGCAGGCTTCTTTCCCTCCTGCTCAGCCGCACCAGCAGCCGTAACAATCGCACTTAATATCTGCTCCCCACTAACAGCACTAACAGCACCAGCCGCCTTGCTAGCAGCCTCACTGTCCCCAGCATGAGCAGCATCACCAACCTTCCCAAACAACTTCCCTGCCTTTTCATTGCCCTCTTTAGCAGCAGCAACTTTCAGCTTTTCACTCCCCCCAGCAGCTTCAACAATCTCCTTTATCCCCTTAGCAATCCCCTTCACACTATCCTTATCAGCAGCCTTCGCAGCATCAGCCACAACTTCTCCAATTGCATCAGTACCACTTGAAGCCCCCTCAGCTGTCTTTACAGCTGTTACCAGCTTATCCAACAACTCGCTAGCTCCCTTAATAGCCCCCTCAGCCTTCCCTTTCTCATCATCATTCTTCACAGCAAACTTTCCATCCTTAGCCATCCCCCTCAAAGCAATAGCAGCAGCAATCTGATCATCCTTCTTCATCCCATCACCAAAATCCGCACCATTCTCCGCATCACCCTTCCCAATAGCAGCAGCAATCGGATTTGTAGCATCTGCAGGCTTCTTTCCCTCCTGATCAGCCTCACTAGCAGCCGCACCAGCAGCCGTAACAATCGCACTTAATATCTGCTCCCCACACTAACCAGCACTAACAGCACCAGCCGCCTTGCTAGCAGCCTCACTGTCCCCATTAGCACCAGCACCAGCACCAGCCTTCCCAAACAACTTCCCTGCCTTTTTATTATTCTCCCCTTCAGCAGCAGCAGCTTTCAGCTTTTTACTCCCCCCAGCAGCTTCAACAATCTCCTTTATCCCCTTAGCAATCCCCGTCACACTCGCCTTATCAGCAGCCTTCGCAGCACCAGCATTAGCCACAACTTCTCCAATTGCATCAGTACCGCTTGAAGCCCCCTCAGCTGTCTTTACAGCTTTTAC
Coding sequences within it:
- a CDS encoding DUF5425 domain-containing protein encodes the protein MNKKFSISLLSTILAFLLVLGCDLSSNNAENKMDDIFNLEKKYMDNSNYKCLSKNEAIVKNSKIKLGVNNTRSRSYSSRETNVSDSYNKTYSYCKSN
- a CDS encoding chromosome replication/partitioning protein, translated to MSKKERKEIILNDRKTSINQLKNNCDKDDEIEYESYKNQIRRIATSEIDNRIELMKILYKIRTKKLYKFDGYKKFDDFLKKFVIARSQAFLYLRLYKHVLSGDLKIDEIKQLGFAETYSRIKRFNIDKGIAKEKSIRILRLQLENQESYDFYGKNAKFTGYFLDRVFIEKKDLLEKFMEEFKS
- a CDS encoding ParA family protein, whose product is MDRKKTEIITIASVKGGVGKSALAIIFSYILKNFNKKVLLVDLDPQNSLTSYFIRHIKSIEGINVYYMFKDYQDFDPNKYLNEINNNMYIVPSHPILCKFEQEDKRYKEQLLEYCVKKILINNNFDYILIDTPPSLGPLLYNALNITNKVIIPVQLERWSVEAFPMLMDAIEEVNLFKDKKIDISIVENQFIKNRNTFIDVEKQVLKKYSILIKGKIHSFNSVKVLINELKEPDVSAVYYKEAQEALEKIVKVR
- a CDS encoding DUF226 domain-containing protein produces the protein MESLLKRLKIKKSEIKKTRKKLIFAKVEDKNNRKIYHTRIMSDLYVFGVNKNQQNKFFVSFRGLFNKEKISEFNLFPLKENDEFLGIYYGYRRPVQNIIVKYQENNTTKSYAFSKIHYIEFRFKRGSVYCYIRGMSRFIKKEKAETQYNQFLLKLIIKLEREIYKFYNKKLPNGGFIKKWIEKKQK
- a CDS encoding plasmid maintenance protein; this translates as MKSIKTSTNKYQHKLIILISTLNYVNSNLEQYTQNDILYYFNNNIRRNCQKEVKLKTLQNYLYKLEKVFKVTSNYHRHLGINMGTEVHYKLKYPKKVCYHLINKHFKEIKKKKYKSRVDSYFNKNCIENSSVKNRECFYNISNNKEEKRNSRKSIEKLQIRKYIEKCNFKSNIFSLILNLGLKKDATIEVCKMIKKAENLIEKNIFEKLNVVKVIEVNKLKNKQQKLKRILKEVKIKLENENYKSEQLEIEIKDIYEQYKNKPHFIIEKNKYEDLEKITEKLKNKFKQEKINIKENDTNIRNNIFNILIEQLRHKIKIEILIPILKDYLDKQKRLEYSKVFSNYYYYEILETVEPNKWCSQLEACK
- a CDS encoding variable large family protein, with amino-acid sequence MANDAAAKVADKESVTGIAKGIKEIVEAAGGSEKLKVAAATRENNKKAGKLFGKAGDAANGDSEAASKAAGAVSAVSGEQILSAIVTAAAAGAAEQEGKKPEEAKNPIAAAIGKGNADDGAEFNKEGMKKDDQIAAAIALRGMAKDGKFAVKSGGEKGKAEGAIKEVSELLDKLVTTVKTAEGASNGTDAIGKVVDNNNAAKAADKASVTGIAKGIKEIVEAAGGSSEKLKAVAAAKGESNEKAGKLFGKAGAAAGDSEAASKAAGAVSAVSGEQILSAIVKAAGAADQEGKKPEDAKNPIAAAIGDKDGGAEFNHEMKKDDQIAAAIALRGMAKDGKFAVKSGGGEKEKAEGAIKEVSELLDKLVKAV
- a CDS encoding variable large family protein is translated as MAKDGKFAVKNDDEKGKAEGAIKGASELLDKLVTAVKTAEGASSGTDAIGEVVADAAKAADKDSVKGIAKGIKEIVEAAGGSEKLKVAAAKEGNEKAGKLFGKVGDAAHAGDSEAASKAAGAVSAVSGEQILSAIVTAAGAAEQEGKKPAEAKNPIAAAIGKGNENGAEFKDEMKKDDQIAAAIALRGMAKDGKFAVKKDNNEKGKAEGAIKEVSELLDKLVTAVKTAEEASSGTAAIGEVVADDAAAKAADKESVKGIAKGIKEIVEAAGGSKKLKVAAATGENNKKAGKLFGKVDAGNAGDSEAASKAAGAVSGEQILSAIVKAAGAAAGDQEGKKPGDAKNPIAAAIGKGDAENGAEFDHEMKKDDQIAAAIALRGMAKDGKFAVKSGDEKGKAEGAIKGASELLDKLVKAV